aaactgctgtacagagcactagcttctgggtcttgctTTCAGCATTTTGTCTGTACTTCGGTAATGAAGCATGTACAAAGTGTTTGTTAATGttgtaggatggtaacttgatactcaaattagttgaaaatcaatcgGTTTGTAACATAGAATGTAAacacctttcaaaatgagacaaattctccttcaaacagctgtttagattgtgtgtcactcaggattattcaaatatgcgatatttgcatatgtgaacaacccagatagggaattatttatattttggtgattacttgccagtgagtcaccacaagttctccacctccaaaacatacagtcagttATTCATGTGCAAAATAGGGTGCCAGGCACAGGCAGTCATGCTTTTAAAGTGGCCCAAGcagagtttataagctttttactaaAGTGAAAAATACTTAACATGAAACTTCATTGAACTATAATGATTCTAGTATATTGTTAACATCGATGTATACCTTCaatgacagtataattaattgttttctgGTATTGGTAGAACAATTAATTGCATGTTAGGGACTGTCTAGACATTGTTCACATGTAATACAAAATTACGTAACAGGATCGTTTACAAGTTATCTTTCAATACCAAATACGAGTTCAATCACTTGCAAGTGACgattaagtatgcttcagtaagttgAATACTGGAAGTACCTTCTGAACAAGCAGTAAACATTATGTCCAACAAGTCTTCTTAGAAGACACAGACGTCTTAAATACTTTATATCCAGGTGGttgaatggtgacatgattgcaaaagaaattagtggcaataaacaaataaataaacaaataaatattataaagtgtctgtgatatgcaggaaTTTGCCTATCTTGCAAAACAAAGTTGCGTGCATATGTACCAtgtgatatgtcacctttgtatcaggtttgaaagaaatggaTATTGCATCTTtaagaaatgatgtattattgaTACACGGGCGGACAGACGTATGCACGCATTGAAATGGTTCCGTAAAATATAGGTTATAACTTGAAATGTATTCATCTACCTGTATAAATTTTCTTGTTGTAGTTTTACTAATTCCGCTTGATATCATTCGATCAGCGATATACCCACTAAGCATACAAGGTGGAGCAGCAACCAACCAGGGTACAACATTAAACTCCCAGCCCTGTTGGAGATAAAAGTTTAGATACACTATGATATTTtccaaattttaaaattgagtaTATTGTCACAAACCTGAACAACCTCTTATGAGATATGCTATTAGACAACACACATGCATTTGGATTTGGTACACTGACAAAGTTTGTCTATAGAACGGTAGCAAGAAAAATCACCATGTTTGTGGTGTTAACACAATATTCTCATTTGCCATTTAGTCACGATGGTAAACAGAAGTGAATAGggccaaaaacaacaacaatagtgtACGAGATATATTtccttcaaatttcaaattcaccATCATATTTGACACGGCTTTGTAAAATTTACTACTATATTGTACCAGACACTATATCGGCAAAATTTAGTATATTGTATCAGACACTATTTCTGTAAAATTTCAAACACAccatcatatatattttttcaaagctGTGTACAACTTAGTCAGAGACTCTTTCTGTAAAGTGTCATACTCATAccatcaatatttcatatgtacaaaattatcatTACCCTACATTTTAGGGAatcttgaataatcaagggACAAGATTTTAGCTATCTGTCATGACCTAGGCGTGTAACATTGAATCAGACAACAGTGTCACTTTCAACTTAACTATAAATGACGAAATCTCATGAAGCATTGTTGGTAGGTTTAGCTTATTATGTTATTTTCGTACATATCCTCAATATTTCACCAAATACAATTTTTGTAGATTGTTACCTTTTCATGGGGAAATTTTTCAGTAAAAAATGTTGGCAGCCAGTTAAATAGTAAATGTCCGGAATAACCACCGCAAAAATTAATTATGATCATTGCCCTGGATGGAATAAAGAAAATTGGAGTAAacttattatttgaaattagtACAGAAACAGTCattttagtacattttatttttgttattaaaaCATTGCTTTGAACTCTACAATTTTATACTGATTTTAGAACATCgattatgaatataaatgataaCAGAACCACATAATGTGAAAAGTTATATTTGACCATTTCTTTTCACCTGGGGTAACATCTGAGCAgatatgtgtaaatgtggtgagtatgagacgaagtttcacctttgacttaatttacccacggtgatctctcacctggggGTTGTATGCGGTCAAAAATGACACTGCGTcgcgtactacccctggacagaaatggtggttaggtgggtcaatGGTAAAGTAGGTCGGTAAATTAGTCTTTTAGTTGGACGAtggttatatttgaatgtttaagCAATTCATTGgtattgttttattgttgtcCGTCCCTCAGCAATATCTGACAAGatgatacatatattttatgacCTGATATTTTACTTCCAAAACCTTTATTCATAAGATATGAGAACTATTAAACCATGCACACGTGTTAAGAATTCGAAgagaaaatatggaatgtataatGCTGGTCGTTCTGTGTCATGAaaacgtgtgtctacgtcattagTTCTGCTGTGCGCGAAAAAAAAAGGAATCATAATGTAACGACTCGCCATCTCTTCCACGttcatttaaaattattattgCACAGGTATAATTCTGCTATTCtccaatattgttcttcatttAACAGCAGAATAATGGCCCGAGGACACAGTATGGTAAATGAGGTATAGCAAGTAGTCATCCTACCACCCGTAAAAAGAAATAAGGGTTCGAGCTGGGGTTAAAGGGACACACAAGCACACATTTTGGTGACATAAGGGATTTGTCGACACTCGTCTTTGACCCAAAGTAACAAGGTTCCCTTATGTCACTAGTATTTTCCCTAGCTGAGTTAAGGAAAATATCGGGGTAGGGGATATAATATCTCACTGCATAGAAATATCTACTTAATATCTAGATGCTCTAAATACGTAGAATGGTTCAGTATTGTGAAGGATTAGCTACTATCTACTTACCAGAATGCTCGATGTCTTAGTAATATTTTCCAAGTTTCCTTGGTTGTTATTTCACCCTGTGATCTCCCCTTCCTTGAACTACATCGCTGTATGCATCTTTTTCTCATAAGAACTATCCTTACTAAACAAACCCAGAGAATCGACAATACAccaaaaagataaaaattaaTTTCCCAGCCATATTTGGCTAAAAGGTACGAACATATACTTCCACTTGTTATTATTCtgcaataaatatgaaaacattttatttattacatgcAACACTTAGGATACTGTACAGGgtgaatttgcatatattagGATACTATACAGGgtgaatttgcatatattagGATACTATACAGGgtgaatttgcatatattagGATACAATACAGGgtgaatttgcatatattagGATACTATACAGGGTGAGTTTGCATATATTTGGTTCAGTAAAATATTCTACAGGGATACACTTCTCTCTGAGGGATACATAAGCTGCATGACACAAAAGGAAGTGATACTCATCCACAGACAATCAGCTCCTAgaaaatgtatgtttgtttgtttttcaagcCTCTCAACTAAGGAAAACACTCCTGAATTTGTTATCGATAAGTTCCTTTTTGACTGTATATTTATACTTGTTTGTTCACTGTGTAATCATCTGCATTTGGGTGGGAGGCCTTGAAACGCAATAAACTGTACTGTATACAGTGTGAAAATTATCTAGACCTTCGCACAGAAAATACAGGATCTATACATTTGATCTATATCTCGAAATCTGAGTTATGACGTTAAGAAtcgtcattattttgttattcgTTCAGCTCTGCAATTAAGTTTGTGCAGGTGTAACTATATAATTCTTCAATATATATTTAGCCCACATGTAGTCTTGAAGTACTAACTCTACTATACTGTTAcagctatcctaactgccattttgatttttgtaatgTTCGCTTGACCTCAAAGTCTACTTAACACTTTTTAGATCTGCTAGACTAGAATGGGGATCCCTACCCAGAGCCTGGTCATGATTGGCcgaatacataattagacatatTCAAATTGCTCAACCtggtcacatgatgaatccataattaggTGTCATCATGAGTATTTGAAGACTTGGAAGACGTgcgaaaattgaaaatttcaaaatggcagctgGGTAGCTGTAACAGTATAGTAGAGTTAATCCTTCAAGATTAGATGTGGGCTAAATATATAGTAAAGAATTAGTTTAGTCCTTccagtctacaggtaggctacagttaggatagctgaaatagtgtagtagcgttagttcttcaagactacaggtaggctacagttaggaaagctgaaatagtgtagtagcgttagttcttcaagactacaggtaggctacagttaggaaagctgaaatagtgtaggaGCGTTAGttcttcaagactacaggtaggctacagttaggatagctgaaatagtgaaGTAGTGTTAGttcttcaagactacaggtaggctacaattaGGATAGCTGAAACTGTGTAGTAGTGCTAGTTCTtgaagactacaggtaggctacagttaggatagctgaaatagtgtagtagcgttaGTTCtacaagactacaggtaggctacatttaggatagctgaaatagtgaagtaatgttagtccttcaagactacaggtaggctacagttaggatagctgaaatagtgtagtagtgttagtccttcaagactacaggtaggctacagttaggatagttgAAGCTGTGTAGTAGTGCTAGttcttcaagactacaggtaggctacagttaggatagctgaaatagtgaagtagtgttagtccttcaagactacaggtaggctacagttaggatagctgaaactgtgtagtagcgttagtccttcaagactacaggtaggctacagttaggacaGCTGAAATAGTTTAGTAGCGTTAGTTCTTCGAGTCTACAGGtgggctacagttaggatagctgaaactGTGTAGTAGCGTTAGTCCTTCGAGTCTACAGGtgggctacagttaggatagctgaaactGTGTAGTAGCGTTAGTCCTTCCAGTTTACTTTCtatttgtaacatttacatgAGTAAGAGGAGAAATTACATTCATAGAAGATTTGCTGATGTGACATAAAATACATATGTTTTGGGTAGTGTAAAGTGGGTCTGTTAAAACCTACCCTAATGATGCACCAGTCGCAATTGTTGTATAAAACAAGTTTCGCCTCTTCTCCTGTACTTTCATAACCGTTATACTGGCAATGGTTGGAAAATGAAAAGCTATGGATATAGGAAtggacaaaataaatataaagatGGGCAATCAACAATTTTTTATGGAAACACAAAGCATTTTAATTACAATATCCAGGTACGAATATGAAGCTGTAATGCCGAATTGCCCTCACTTGCCGTTGAATCATACATATTTTAACtttaaatgttgttgttgttgttgttgttgctgctgctgccgttgttgttgttgttgttgttgttgttgttgttgttgttgttgttgttgatgatgatgatgatgatgataatgccGATgataaagaagaagaagaagaagaagaagaagaagaagaagaagaagaagaagaagaagaagaagaagaagaagaaggtggtggtggtggtggtggtggtggtggtggtgatgatgatgatgatggtggtggtggtggtggtggtggtggtggtggtggtggtggtggtggtggtggtggtggtggtgatgatggtgatgatgatggtggtgatgaagatgatgatgatgatggtgtggtggtgatgatgatgatgatgatgatgatgatgatgatgatggtgatgatgatgatgatgatgatgatgatggtggtggtggtggtgatgatgataatgatggtggtggtggtggtgatgatgatgatgatgatgatgatgatcaatacaagtgtacaaaaggcagaaataagtctgacgacgtttcctttaagttgatagcagtaatcaatacaagtgtacaaaaggcagaaataagtctgacgacatttcctttaagttgataggagtaatcaatacaagtgtgcaaaaggcagaaataagtctgacgacatttcctttaagttgatagcagtaatcaatacaagtgcactaaagGCAGAAACAAGTCTGACGTCTGACGACTACAAAGGTAGAAATGAGTGTGGTTCGATTTTTCATGTAAATCTCTCATTTCTCGCTCTCTAGGAATACAACAATGCTAAGTACTTAAACATTCTCACGCACCTTCAGTCATACCAAATATGACTCTAATTACTGCAAGGAATGCTAGCTGTGAAGGTTTATCATCAAATGTATAAACAAAGAATGGAAATATGGCTGTCTGTATACCCCATCCAATGGCAGCTATAGTAGCTACCTGGTCTCCACCAAATCGATCACTTAGATATCCTGATAATACCTGTGTTGTAGGGTATCCCCAGTAAAAGCTGGACAACACTAAACCCTGtaaatacaaattaatgtacTTTATTCCTGGTGCCAACCTACAATAGCAACAAACTATTTTTCTTAACTCCAAAATTGCAAATTCTGAATTATTTTgcgttttattttgtttatattttgtcacacttttttgatattgtacatttcaaaacaattaatgttttttgcagaatttttgcatgtaaaatcCAAGTTGTGAAAATTGAACAAAAgcttgaagattatgatgtaaatttatcacatttgctaagaaaataaacgaacgaacaaacgagCGGAAGGGCAGACAGACGgacgagtgagtgagtgagtgagtgagtgagtgagtgagtgagtgagtgagtgagtgactaaataaataaattcattaattaattaattaattaatgacaaTGGCTTTCAACTGATAATAACATGGAAGAGAAATTGTTAGTTATAATGATCTTTAAACAAATCGttaaacaacatagaccaagtgtGTTTGTAACTTCATGAATAActacttcttcttcttcttctttaaCAAAAGGTTTTAATATCAAAAATGTGTACCGGGTTAGTTTTTGTACTTACAGAAAGtgatttgaaagaaagaaagtgagTAAAGATAAGCATTTAATTTTAATCAGAAGTATTTATGTATGATTATGTCTCTATATGTACACAGACTAGACATGGGGAAATAGTTCTATAGGTTTATTGTAAAAGAAACACAACGGTGTCACATAAGTGAAATGCCACACCAACCCCATTTCCGCTGTAAATGTGTTGAACTCACCGTTTCAGACTTGTCCCAGTCAAACTGATTTGACATGATGACAGCACTAACCGGTAGAATATTTCTACATCCGACAGTCAGGGCTGTTAAAATAAATATCGCTGCTCCCCATATCATTTCCTCCTTTCTGAAATAGAAATGTAATGAATCTCACCAAGTAAAGGCAtaatcaaattattcattaagtTTTAACATTCTAactattttatttgttgttgtagaAGTAAAAATTCAATTTATATTCTTTACAAAATGAACTACATTAAGTATACATAaacaatttcatatatatatatatatatatatatatatatatatatatatatatatatatatatatatataatgatataaaatcagtttatttacccaaaacaaatatatcagTGTGTAAATTGGGAGTCAGGAAATGCTTACAGGTAGTCTTCGCCTGTaacctcacacacacacacacacacacacacacacacacacacacacacacacacacatatatatatatatatatatatatatatatatatatatatatatatatatatatatatatatatatatatatatatatatatatatatatatatatatatatatatatatatatatatatatatatatattttatattaccAACTTACAATGACTCTGCGGATATCACGGTTTCGACGTCATGTCATTCCGGCCATTGTATATAGAATTTTGCATACGGAGATTACATTATCCAGAGTGATATGGTTCATTCGATAAATGCTGTGTTCAATGCATACATAACTCTGGCAGTGCTCAAGTGATCATTCGTAACGTCCCTGAACTCAGGAAGCCAAGTACGATTTCAAAGTGAACACCGACCAAACTAAAAACTAGTCTACTGACCTAAATTGGGATTTGTCCCTGACCCAGGGTCATTGACCtttatatgtatttatcatATGTCAGCTTGATCGCATACCgtgtatataatatttatacgTCATGTTTATGGAAATTTATATCATGGTAACGTCAGGTAAAGCAAACATTATGTGTGCTGCCGATTACCCGCCCAAACTATACCTTATCACACTTTTGCCGACAAGTTGATCTTTGATTATTTTTCTgcttctcattacccgaccgacccaaattttcaacTCCGacagcaaaataaaataaaaactttcGCACGCCCTTAATATTTTTGCGGTACAAGGCCCTGGCCTCGCTGACAAGAATAaccaagtgtctggactgtcgagGTCGACGTCATCCAGTCATGGCGGCGGCGACAATACTTGTCCAAtcaatccaataaaaagaagatagagagagagagaggaggaggAAAGGGAGAGGCAGACACATGAAAaagatgatgatttagttttttacttctttctttttttaaagaacCTATTGTTGTCAtaaaaaaagtaatgagaaacttttaaaaaaatatatacacattttaaaagaaaagaaaagaaatgccATTACCGGGTATATAAAAAAGTATTTTACAAGATAGCCTTTCTGCAATTTGCAATACAAAGTTCATTTTGCTTGGCCTATAAACCATAAATTATTTTGACCATTCAATTCCATAGACAGTGAAATGAATTCACAGACATCACTACACTGTGTATATAATATCTAGACGCGGTATTACTTAAAATGGTGTTATGTCAATTATTAATATGTGAACTAAACATATATGCTTTTCTCTTCAAGCTATATTGATCAAAATATGATTggaattatatttaaaaaaaacgatTTTAGTTTTCCTCGTGACATAATCAATCACTGTCATATAAAGTAAATATGATTGCACTGCAAACATGAATACGGAGGTTAAGCAATCGTCGCCAATTCATCTTTGAAACATGGGGAtgcgtagtatttcttagattgttgttttccttgtttacaggctaaatataacaacattttgacttgaatatattcCCGCTGTCTTTATGGGAAGAACTACTAGTTGTCTTGGTACAGTAGCACATagcatatattgatacatttgtagtagcaggattcgtgtcATGTTTTCCTTTGTTACAACAATGTAAGCAATAATGCGTGTCCCTGTGTGTAGGAACATCCTCTGTTATCGCAGTATAATACAGCACGGGTTCATTTAGGCACGATCGctcaatgtcacacaag
This is a stretch of genomic DNA from Glandiceps talaboti chromosome 9, keGlaTala1.1, whole genome shotgun sequence. It encodes these proteins:
- the LOC144440094 gene encoding voltage-gated purine nucleotide uniporter SLC17A9-like isoform X2 encodes the protein MRSRKIIKDQLVGKSVIRKEEMIWGAAIFILTALTVGCRNILPVSAVIMSNQFDWDKSETGLVLSSFYWGYPTTQVLSGYLSDRFGGDQVATIAAIGWGIQTAIFPFFVYTFDDKPSQLAFLAVIRVIFGMTEAFHFPTIASITVMKVQEKRRNLFYTTIATGASLGIITSGSICSYLLAKYGWEINFYLFGVLSILWVCLVRIVLMRKRCIQRCSSRKGRSQGEITTKETWKILLRHRAFWAMIIINFCGGYSGHLLFNWLPTFFTEKFPHEKGWEFNVVPWLVAAPPCMLSGYIADRMISSGISKTTTRKFIQTLASLSYTTTLMFVGHMTCYATTLTAITYAFSMDNLGTAGACANTQDLAPTHAGAVYGVMNSISAIPGFLGVYISGHLMEYFNSWSIVFSITGSLTFTGWIIFMIFGTGEKIV
- the LOC144440094 gene encoding voltage-gated purine nucleotide uniporter SLC17A9-like isoform X1 — protein: MDRIAVDDDESSEGCPEEGLLLDDVNEKGVSVQADFTFWTRKEEMIWGAAIFILTALTVGCRNILPVSAVIMSNQFDWDKSETGLVLSSFYWGYPTTQVLSGYLSDRFGGDQVATIAAIGWGIQTAIFPFFVYTFDDKPSQLAFLAVIRVIFGMTEAFHFPTIASITVMKVQEKRRNLFYTTIATGASLGIITSGSICSYLLAKYGWEINFYLFGVLSILWVCLVRIVLMRKRCIQRCSSRKGRSQGEITTKETWKILLRHRAFWAMIIINFCGGYSGHLLFNWLPTFFTEKFPHEKGWEFNVVPWLVAAPPCMLSGYIADRMISSGISKTTTRKFIQTLASLSYTTTLMFVGHMTCYATTLTAITYAFSMDNLGTAGACANTQDLAPTHAGAVYGVMNSISAIPGFLGVYISGHLMEYFNSWSIVFSITGSLTFTGWIIFMIFGTGEKIV
- the LOC144440094 gene encoding voltage-gated purine nucleotide uniporter SLC17A9-like isoform X3; the protein is MIWGAAIFILTALTVGCRNILPVSAVIMSNQFDWDKSETGLVLSSFYWGYPTTQVLSGYLSDRFGGDQVATIAAIGWGIQTAIFPFFVYTFDDKPSQLAFLAVIRVIFGMTEAFHFPTIASITVMKVQEKRRNLFYTTIATGASLGIITSGSICSYLLAKYGWEINFYLFGVLSILWVCLVRIVLMRKRCIQRCSSRKGRSQGEITTKETWKILLRHRAFWAMIIINFCGGYSGHLLFNWLPTFFTEKFPHEKGWEFNVVPWLVAAPPCMLSGYIADRMISSGISKTTTRKFIQTLASLSYTTTLMFVGHMTCYATTLTAITYAFSMDNLGTAGACANTQDLAPTHAGAVYGVMNSISAIPGFLGVYISGHLMEYFNSWSIVFSITGSLTFTGWIIFMIFGTGEKIV